The following coding sequences are from one Streptomyces venezuelae window:
- a CDS encoding acyl-CoA dehydrogenase yields the protein MGHYKSNLRDIEFNLFEVLGRDKLYGTGPFAEMDVDTAKSILDELRRLAENELAESFEDADRNPPVFDPATNTAPVPASFKKSYQAFMDSEYWRLGLPEEIGGTTSPRSLIWAYAELLLGSNPAVWMYSSGPAFAGILHAEGNEAQKKIAQIAVEKQWGSTMVLTEPDAGSDVGAGRTKAVQQEDGSWHIEGVKRFITSGEHDMSENILHYVLARPEGAGPGTKGLSLFLVPKYEFDWETGELGERNGVYATNVEHKMGLKASNTCEMTFGDQHPAKGWLIGDKHDGIRQMFMIIEFARMMVGTKAIATLSTGYLNALEYAKERVQGPDLAQFMDKTAPKVTITHHPDVRRSLMTQKAYAEGMRALVLHTAAVQDDIQVKEAAGEDASQLHALNDLLLPIVKGYGSEKSYEQLAQSLQTFGGSGYLQEYPIEQYIRDAKIDTLYEGTTAIQGQDYFFRKIVRNQGAALNGLAEEIKKFLAVGTGGEALAGAREELAKAAVELEAIVGVMLTDLAATEQDVKSIYKVGLNTTRLLMVSGDVVVGYLLLRGAAVAAEKLATASAKDKAFYEGKIAAAKFFAANVLPTVATERKLAEGVELDLMELDEAAF from the coding sequence ATGGGCCACTACAAGTCGAATCTCCGCGACATCGAGTTCAACCTCTTCGAGGTGCTCGGCCGCGACAAGCTGTACGGCACCGGCCCGTTCGCGGAGATGGACGTCGACACCGCCAAGAGCATCCTCGACGAACTGCGCCGCCTTGCCGAGAACGAGCTGGCCGAGTCCTTCGAGGACGCGGACCGCAACCCGCCGGTCTTCGACCCGGCGACCAACACCGCGCCCGTCCCGGCGTCCTTCAAGAAGAGCTACCAGGCCTTCATGGACTCCGAGTACTGGCGCCTCGGCCTGCCCGAGGAGATCGGCGGCACGACCTCCCCGCGCTCCCTGATCTGGGCGTACGCGGAGCTGCTGCTCGGCTCGAACCCGGCGGTCTGGATGTACTCGTCCGGTCCCGCGTTCGCCGGCATCCTGCACGCCGAGGGCAACGAGGCGCAGAAGAAGATCGCGCAGATCGCCGTCGAGAAGCAGTGGGGCTCGACGATGGTCCTGACCGAGCCGGACGCCGGTTCGGACGTGGGCGCGGGCCGCACCAAGGCCGTGCAGCAGGAGGACGGCTCCTGGCACATCGAGGGCGTGAAGCGCTTCATCACGTCCGGTGAGCACGACATGTCGGAGAACATCCTCCACTACGTCCTCGCCCGCCCCGAGGGCGCGGGCCCCGGCACCAAGGGCCTCTCCCTCTTCCTCGTGCCGAAGTACGAGTTCGACTGGGAGACCGGCGAGCTGGGCGAGCGCAACGGCGTCTACGCCACGAACGTCGAGCACAAGATGGGCCTCAAGGCGTCCAACACGTGCGAGATGACGTTCGGCGACCAGCACCCCGCCAAGGGCTGGCTGATCGGCGACAAGCACGACGGCATCCGCCAGATGTTCATGATCATCGAGTTCGCCCGCATGATGGTCGGCACGAAGGCCATCGCGACGCTCTCGACGGGCTACCTGAACGCGCTCGAGTACGCCAAGGAGCGCGTGCAGGGCCCCGACCTGGCCCAGTTCATGGACAAGACGGCCCCCAAGGTCACCATCACGCACCACCCGGACGTCCGCCGCTCGCTGATGACGCAGAAGGCGTACGCGGAGGGCATGCGCGCCCTGGTGCTGCACACCGCGGCCGTCCAGGACGACATCCAGGTCAAGGAGGCGGCGGGCGAGGACGCGTCGCAGCTGCACGCCCTCAACGACCTGCTCCTGCCGATCGTGAAGGGCTACGGATCGGAGAAGTCCTACGAGCAGCTGGCGCAGTCGCTCCAGACGTTCGGCGGCTCGGGGTACCTCCAGGAGTACCCGATCGAGCAGTACATCCGTGACGCCAAGATCGACACCCTCTACGAGGGCACGACGGCCATCCAGGGCCAGGACTACTTCTTCCGGAAGATCGTCCGCAACCAGGGCGCCGCGCTGAACGGCCTCGCCGAGGAGATCAAGAAGTTCCTCGCGGTCGGCACGGGCGGCGAGGCGCTGGCCGGCGCCCGCGAGGAGCTGGCCAAGGCCGCGGTCGAGCTGGAGGCCATCGTCGGCGTCATGCTGACCGACCTCGCGGCGACCGAGCAGGACGTGAAGTCCATCTACAAGGTGGGCCTGAACACGACCCGCCTCCTGATGGTCTCGGGCGACGTCGTCGTCGGCTACCTGCTGCTCCGGGGCGCCGCAGTGGCCGCCGAGAAGCTGGCCACGGCCTCCGCGAAGGACAAGGCCTTCTACGAGGGCAAGATCGCGGCCGCGAAGTTCTTCGCCGCGAACGTCCTCCCGACCGTCGCCACCGAGCGGAAGCTCGCCGAGGGCGTGGAGCTGGACCTGATGGAGCTGGACGAGGCGGCGTTCTAG
- a CDS encoding M18 family aminopeptidase produces the protein MRTPSGPFDRGHTEDLMTFLAASPTPYHAVASAAERLEKAGFRQVEETEAWDGTTGGKYVLRGGAIVAWYVPEGASAHTPFRIVGAHTDSPNLRVKPQPDAGSHGWRQVAVEIYGGPLLNSWLDRDLGLAGRLSLRDGTTRLVDIDRPLLRVPQLAIHMDRSVHTDGLKLDKQKHMQPIWGLGHDVHEGDLIRFLEEETGLDEGDVTGWDLMTYAIEAPAFLGRDRELVAGPRMDNLLSVHSATAALTAVAAQEDLPCIPVLAAFDHEENGSQSDTGADGPLLGSVLERSVFARGGSYEDRARAFAGTVCLSSDTGHAVHPNYAERHDPTHHPRANGGPILKVNVNNRYATDGSGRAVFAAACEKAGVPFQSFVSNNAMPCGTTIGPITAARHGIKTVDIGVAILSMHSVRELCGADDPHLLANALVAFLEG, from the coding sequence ATGCGCACACCCTCCGGGCCCTTCGACCGTGGCCACACCGAAGACCTCATGACCTTCCTCGCGGCGAGCCCCACGCCGTACCACGCCGTGGCGAGTGCCGCCGAGCGTCTTGAGAAGGCCGGTTTCCGGCAGGTCGAGGAGACCGAGGCCTGGGACGGCACGACCGGCGGCAAGTACGTGCTCCGCGGCGGCGCCATCGTCGCCTGGTACGTCCCCGAGGGCGCCTCCGCGCACACCCCCTTCCGCATCGTCGGCGCCCACACCGACTCCCCCAACCTGCGCGTGAAGCCGCAGCCGGACGCCGGCTCGCACGGGTGGCGTCAGGTCGCCGTCGAGATCTACGGCGGTCCGCTGCTCAACTCCTGGCTCGACCGCGACCTCGGCCTCGCCGGTCGCCTCTCGCTGCGCGACGGCACCACGCGGCTCGTGGACATCGACCGGCCGCTCCTGCGCGTCCCCCAGCTCGCCATCCACATGGACCGGTCCGTGCACACCGACGGGCTCAAGCTCGACAAGCAGAAGCACATGCAGCCCATTTGGGGTCTCGGCCACGACGTCCACGAGGGCGACCTGATCCGTTTCCTGGAGGAGGAGACCGGACTCGACGAGGGCGACGTCACCGGCTGGGACCTCATGACGTACGCCATCGAGGCGCCCGCCTTCCTCGGCCGCGACCGCGAGCTCGTCGCCGGCCCCCGCATGGACAACCTCCTGTCCGTGCACTCCGCGACCGCCGCCCTCACCGCCGTCGCCGCCCAGGAGGACCTCCCGTGCATCCCCGTGCTCGCCGCGTTCGACCACGAGGAGAACGGCTCGCAGTCCGACACCGGCGCCGACGGCCCGCTGCTCGGCAGCGTCCTGGAGCGGTCCGTGTTCGCGCGCGGCGGCTCGTACGAGGACAGGGCGCGGGCGTTCGCGGGGACGGTCTGTCTCTCCTCCGACACCGGCCACGCCGTCCACCCCAACTACGCGGAGCGGCACGACCCCACGCACCACCCGCGCGCCAACGGCGGACCGATCCTCAAGGTCAACGTGAACAACCGTTACGCCACCGACGGTTCGGGCCGTGCGGTCTTCGCCGCCGCGTGCGAGAAGGCGGGCGTCCCCTTCCAGTCGTTCGTCTCCAACAACGCCATGCCGTGCGGCACGACCATCGGGCCCATCACCGCGGCACGCCACGGCATCAAGACGGTCGACATCGGCGTCGCGATCCTCTCCATGCACAGCGTGCGCGAGCTGTGCGGCGCCGACGACCCGCACCTGCTGGCCAACGCGCTGGTGGCGTTCCTGGAGGGCTGA
- a CDS encoding Uma2 family endonuclease, giving the protein MTAEPRTEAPHALQPDGSAWPMPPQDGYTTDEFFSLDLPPHTELIDGSLIFVSPQRKFHTLAMDLLVNGVRATVPEHLRVRREMAVVLGRKQAPEPDLVVVAAEADADQTQTRYQAEDVLLAVEVVSPDSEERDQDTKPRKYAAAGIRHYWLVTMDENDRPAVHTYELDPHTGAYAPTGIHHDRLKLAVPFTIDIDLTEIDRL; this is encoded by the coding sequence ATGACCGCCGAACCCCGCACCGAAGCGCCGCACGCGCTCCAACCCGACGGCTCGGCGTGGCCGATGCCGCCTCAGGACGGCTACACGACGGACGAATTCTTCAGCCTCGACCTCCCGCCGCACACAGAGTTGATCGACGGGAGCCTGATCTTCGTGAGTCCGCAGCGCAAGTTCCACACGCTGGCGATGGACCTCTTGGTGAACGGGGTGCGCGCCACCGTCCCCGAGCACCTGCGGGTCCGCCGCGAGATGGCCGTCGTCCTCGGACGCAAGCAGGCGCCTGAGCCCGACCTCGTGGTCGTGGCCGCGGAGGCCGACGCCGACCAGACGCAGACGCGCTACCAGGCCGAGGACGTCCTGCTCGCCGTCGAAGTCGTGTCGCCCGACTCCGAAGAGCGTGACCAGGACACCAAGCCCCGCAAGTACGCCGCAGCGGGCATCCGGCATTACTGGCTGGTCACGATGGACGAGAACGACCGGCCCGCGGTCCACACCTACGAACTCGACCCGCACACCGGCGCCTACGCGCCCACCGGCATCCACCACGACCGGCTCAAGCTCGCCGTCCCCTTCACGATCGACATCGACCTCACCGAGATCGACCGCCTCTGA
- a CDS encoding carbon-nitrogen family hydrolase: MRASLIQIAVDEDEAVNSRRSRVASLVREVSARDGSDLVVLPELWTTGAFAYESFADEAEPLEGPTYEAMSKAASEAGVWLHAGSIPERDPDGPLYNTSLVFSPAGELAAAYRKIHRFGFDKGEAVMMAAGSELATFRTQDTTFGLATCYDLRFPELFRGLVDAGAEMFVVPAGWPARRLEHWLLFARARAVEDQVYVLACGTGGAHAGVPQAGHSVVVDPWGEVLAEAGDGEEVLTVDLDPGKVSATREQFPALKDRLLGQAPPQRGARGA; encoded by the coding sequence GTGCGCGCCTCTCTCATCCAGATCGCCGTAGACGAGGACGAAGCGGTCAATTCCCGTCGGTCGCGGGTCGCTTCACTGGTACGTGAAGTGAGTGCGCGGGACGGGTCGGACCTGGTCGTTCTCCCCGAACTGTGGACCACGGGTGCGTTCGCGTACGAGTCCTTCGCGGACGAGGCGGAGCCCCTGGAGGGCCCCACGTACGAGGCCATGTCGAAGGCCGCGAGCGAGGCGGGCGTGTGGCTGCACGCGGGCTCGATCCCCGAGCGCGACCCGGACGGTCCCCTCTACAACACCTCGCTCGTCTTCTCCCCCGCGGGTGAGCTCGCCGCCGCGTACCGGAAGATCCACCGCTTCGGCTTCGACAAGGGCGAGGCCGTCATGATGGCGGCCGGCTCCGAGCTGGCGACGTTCCGCACGCAGGACACGACGTTCGGCCTCGCGACCTGTTACGACCTGCGCTTCCCCGAGCTGTTCCGGGGGCTCGTCGACGCGGGCGCCGAGATGTTCGTCGTGCCTGCGGGGTGGCCCGCGCGGCGGCTGGAGCACTGGCTGCTGTTCGCGCGGGCGCGGGCGGTCGAGGACCAGGTGTACGTGCTTGCCTGCGGCACGGGTGGGGCGCACGCGGGGGTTCCGCAGGCGGGGCACAGTGTCGTCGTCGACCCGTGGGGCGAGGTGCTCGCGGAGGCGGGTGACGGCGAGGAGGTCCTCACGGTCGACCTCGATCCCGGAAAGGTCTCGGCGACCCGTGAGCAGTTCCCGGCCCTGAAGGACCGGCTCCTCGGACAGGCGCCGCCGCAGCGGGGTGCGCGGGGCGCCTAG
- a CDS encoding SseB family protein, whose amino-acid sequence MYGYDQNPGAQQQYAPPGAQPPPQQMQGMPGGGYGQQPPLYPEPSPPSLADAVRAFTTGSMSAEDFQQIFATSKVYCPRGDNPGFLALHNTQQPVIPMFTSLKELRRYAGKDSKYFVITGAEVIDLLPTGYGFVLDMEGEHRMVFDAKAVEQMVDFAMRRMYG is encoded by the coding sequence ATGTACGGCTACGACCAGAACCCCGGCGCCCAGCAGCAGTACGCCCCGCCGGGCGCGCAGCCGCCACCGCAGCAGATGCAGGGCATGCCCGGCGGTGGCTACGGCCAGCAGCCTCCGCTCTACCCCGAGCCCTCGCCGCCGTCCCTCGCGGACGCCGTGCGCGCCTTCACGACGGGGTCGATGTCCGCCGAGGACTTCCAGCAGATCTTCGCCACGTCGAAGGTCTACTGCCCGCGCGGCGACAACCCCGGCTTCCTCGCGCTGCACAACACGCAGCAGCCCGTGATCCCGATGTTCACCTCCCTCAAGGAACTGCGCCGGTACGCGGGCAAGGACTCCAAGTACTTCGTCATCACCGGCGCGGAGGTCATCGACCTGCTGCCCACGGGGTACGGATTCGTCCTCGACATGGAGGGCGAGCACCGCATGGTGTTCGACGCGAAGGCCGTGGAGCAGATGGTCGACTTCGCGATGCGACGCATGTACGGGTGA
- a CDS encoding DUF6458 family protein, which translates to MGLGGCILLIAVGAILTFATDWEMDGLNVTVTGLIMMAVGLIGVAVFTSIARRRRAVVPPVAQTTVVDPDQQPRGY; encoded by the coding sequence ATGGGCCTCGGCGGATGCATACTTCTGATCGCCGTGGGTGCCATCCTCACGTTCGCGACCGACTGGGAAATGGACGGGCTCAACGTCACCGTCACGGGTCTCATCATGATGGCCGTGGGCCTCATCGGTGTCGCCGTCTTCACCAGCATCGCCCGTCGCAGGAGGGCGGTGGTCCCGCCGGTCGCCCAGACGACCGTCGTCGACCCCGACCAGCAGCCCCGCGGTTACTGA
- a CDS encoding glycerophosphodiester phosphodiesterase family protein: MPSSRISRRRPTVLVTTAVCAAVSAALLGTAPAETAAPAENGADRARRLFLDHGPKAAVMTAAHRGQWRKAPENSIGALRAAFADGAEIVEVDVRVTKDRVPVLMHDATVDRTTNGKGRVSDLTLAQLRGLRLRAGLGGRHAPLTGERVPTVADAMKAARTLGLVNLDQAWEDREAVWRVLEETGTVRNGLFKSGAPVPEVRAFLGRHKDALYMHVVEDDNAASVGEFGKSRPPAFEVVFDDVRDKVAAPAFVRGLRATGRIWFNTMRDGFAARFTDEASLIDPARGWGKLIADHGATILQTDNVETLRSYLTTGAAGRVPPGAVRVQAEGYVPGGEGKAYHDTDDGNRGDGPGRRDENVDVCDHDGAVVVCWMRGSEWLTYAIDVPKTGRYTLKVRVSSPYEPAGTYRIAYDGGRPGKAVRVAGTTAHHAFFLQDSRDPRQLTRGRHTLRLSLDEGAFQNWNLDYLQLEP, translated from the coding sequence ATGCCCTCGTCCAGGATCTCGCGTCGCCGCCCCACCGTTCTCGTGACCACCGCCGTGTGCGCGGCGGTGAGCGCGGCCCTGCTCGGCACCGCTCCCGCGGAGACCGCCGCTCCCGCCGAGAACGGCGCCGACCGCGCCCGCCGTCTCTTCCTCGACCACGGCCCCAAGGCCGCCGTCATGACCGCCGCGCACCGCGGCCAGTGGCGCAAAGCCCCGGAGAACAGCATCGGCGCGCTCCGGGCGGCCTTCGCGGACGGCGCGGAGATCGTCGAGGTCGACGTCCGCGTGACCAAGGACAGAGTCCCCGTCCTCATGCACGACGCGACCGTCGACCGCACCACGAACGGCAAGGGGCGCGTCTCCGACCTCACCCTCGCCCAGCTGCGCGGCCTCAGACTGCGCGCGGGGCTCGGCGGCCGCCACGCGCCGCTCACCGGAGAACGCGTCCCCACCGTCGCCGACGCCATGAAGGCCGCCCGCACGCTCGGGCTCGTCAACCTCGACCAGGCCTGGGAGGACCGCGAGGCCGTCTGGCGGGTCCTGGAGGAGACCGGCACCGTCCGCAACGGCCTCTTCAAGTCCGGCGCCCCGGTGCCGGAGGTGCGCGCGTTCCTCGGCCGCCACAAGGACGCGCTCTACATGCACGTCGTGGAGGACGACAACGCGGCGTCCGTCGGGGAGTTCGGGAAGAGCAGGCCGCCCGCTTTCGAGGTCGTCTTCGACGACGTCCGCGACAAGGTGGCCGCGCCCGCCTTCGTCCGTGGGCTGCGGGCGACCGGCCGCATCTGGTTCAACACCATGCGGGACGGCTTCGCCGCCCGCTTCACGGACGAGGCCTCCCTGATCGACCCCGCGCGCGGCTGGGGCAAGCTCATCGCCGACCACGGCGCGACGATCCTGCAGACCGACAACGTGGAGACGCTCAGGTCCTACCTGACCACGGGCGCCGCGGGCCGGGTGCCGCCCGGCGCGGTCCGCGTCCAGGCGGAGGGGTACGTCCCTGGCGGCGAGGGCAAGGCGTACCACGACACCGACGACGGGAACCGGGGGGACGGGCCGGGGCGGCGCGACGAGAACGTCGACGTGTGCGACCACGACGGTGCCGTGGTCGTGTGCTGGATGCGCGGTTCGGAGTGGCTCACGTACGCGATCGACGTGCCGAAGACCGGGCGGTACACGCTCAAGGTCCGGGTGTCGTCCCCGTACGAACCCGCGGGGACCTACCGGATCGCGTACGACGGCGGCAGGCCCGGCAAGGCCGTGCGGGTCGCGGGCACCACCGCCCACCACGCCTTCTTCCTCCAGGACAGCCGTGACCCGCGGCAGCTCACCCGCGGCCGGCACACCCTGCGCCTCTCCCTGGACGAGGGCGCCTTCCAGAACTGGAACCTCGACTACCTCCAGCTGGAGCCCTGA
- a CDS encoding MFS transporter: protein MSSAAAPVSLPGDPPGGRKAVLVWSIGVAVYFVAVIFRTSLGVAGLDAADRFHVNASALSTFSILQLLVYAGMQIPVGLMVDRLGTKKVLTIGVVLFTVGQLGFAFSPSYAMALASRALLGCGDALTFISVLRLGTRWFPARRGPMVAQLAGLVGMAGNLVSTLVLARLLHSVGWTAAFAGSALCGVVVLVLMSLFLKDHPEGHEPEPVPHTGVAFVREQIALSWREPGTRLGLWVHFTTQFPAMVFLLLWGLPFLVEAQGLSRATAGELLTLVVLSNMVIGLVYGQIVARHHAARLPLALGTIGTTAAAWGATLACPGEHAPMWLLIVLCAVLGACGPASMIGFDFARPANPPERQGTASGITNMGGFIASMTTLLAIGVLLDATGDNYRIAFSAVFVLEALGLVQILRLKSRAVRREREQLVASRVEAVHVPA from the coding sequence ATGAGCTCCGCCGCCGCCCCCGTCTCCCTGCCCGGTGATCCCCCCGGCGGCAGGAAGGCCGTCCTCGTCTGGTCCATCGGCGTCGCCGTCTACTTCGTCGCCGTCATCTTCCGGACGTCCCTCGGCGTCGCGGGCCTCGACGCCGCGGACCGCTTCCACGTCAACGCGTCGGCCCTGTCGACGTTCTCCATACTCCAACTGCTCGTCTACGCGGGCATGCAGATACCCGTCGGCCTCATGGTGGACCGGCTCGGCACCAAGAAGGTGCTGACCATCGGAGTGGTCCTCTTCACGGTCGGCCAGCTCGGCTTCGCGTTCTCCCCCTCGTACGCGATGGCGCTCGCGTCCCGCGCCCTGCTCGGCTGCGGCGACGCGCTGACGTTCATCAGCGTCCTGCGGCTCGGCACCCGCTGGTTCCCGGCCCGGCGCGGCCCGATGGTCGCCCAGCTCGCGGGTCTCGTCGGCATGGCGGGCAACCTCGTCTCGACGCTCGTCCTGGCCCGCCTCCTGCACTCCGTCGGCTGGACGGCCGCCTTCGCCGGGAGCGCGCTGTGCGGTGTCGTCGTCCTCGTCCTCATGTCGCTGTTCCTGAAGGACCACCCCGAGGGCCACGAACCGGAGCCGGTGCCGCACACCGGGGTGGCGTTCGTGCGCGAGCAGATCGCGCTGTCCTGGCGGGAGCCCGGCACCCGGCTCGGCCTGTGGGTGCACTTCACGACGCAGTTCCCCGCGATGGTGTTCCTGCTGCTGTGGGGCCTGCCGTTCCTCGTCGAGGCGCAGGGCCTGTCCCGGGCGACGGCCGGTGAACTGCTCACGCTCGTCGTGCTGTCCAACATGGTCATCGGTCTCGTCTACGGCCAGATCGTGGCCCGGCACCACGCCGCGCGCCTCCCGCTGGCGCTCGGCACCATCGGGACGACGGCGGCGGCGTGGGGCGCGACGCTCGCCTGTCCGGGCGAGCACGCACCGATGTGGCTGCTGATCGTCCTCTGCGCGGTCCTCGGCGCCTGCGGGCCCGCCTCCATGATCGGCTTCGACTTCGCGCGGCCCGCGAACCCGCCGGAGCGCCAGGGCACGGCCTCCGGCATCACCAACATGGGCGGCTTCATCGCCTCCATGACGACCCTGCTGGCGATCGGCGTGCTGCTCGACGCGACCGGCGACAACTACCGGATCGCGTTCTCCGCCGTCTTCGTCCTGGAGGCGCTCGGCCTCGTCCAGATCCTGCGGCTCAAGTCGCGGGCCGTGCGCAGGGAGCGGGAGCAGCTCGTCGCGAGCCGCGTCGAGGCCGTGCACGTACCCGCCTGA
- a CDS encoding maleylpyruvate isomerase family mycothiol-dependent enzyme, with protein sequence MSLHPSLQTYADAWTHSVEAISELVSPLAEGEWNWATPCPGWSVRDIVSHVIGLDCEMLGDPRPIHTLPRDLYHVKTEGQRYMEMQVDVRRHHTAPEMTSELEYTIIRRSRQLRNESRDPSTKIRGPLGSEQTLELAMRLRAFDVWVHEQDLRTTLRKPGNLDSPGAYVARDLLLKGLPKVVGEKAGAPANSAVVFDVSGPVEFLRTVRIDADGKGTVDNAPSLGPLVTLGLDWETYFRLACGRVTYASVADRVKAEGDHELADAILRNFAVTP encoded by the coding sequence GTGAGTCTCCATCCCAGCCTGCAAACCTACGCCGACGCCTGGACGCACTCCGTCGAAGCGATATCCGAGCTGGTGTCGCCGCTCGCCGAGGGGGAGTGGAACTGGGCCACCCCCTGCCCCGGCTGGTCGGTGCGCGACATCGTCTCCCATGTCATAGGCCTGGACTGCGAGATGCTGGGCGACCCCCGCCCGATCCACACCCTCCCCCGCGACCTGTACCACGTGAAGACCGAGGGCCAGCGGTACATGGAGATGCAGGTCGACGTGCGGCGCCACCACACCGCACCGGAGATGACCTCCGAGCTGGAGTACACGATCATCCGCCGCTCCCGGCAGCTGCGGAACGAGTCGCGGGACCCCTCCACCAAGATCCGCGGCCCCCTCGGCTCCGAGCAGACCCTCGAACTGGCCATGCGGCTGCGGGCCTTCGACGTGTGGGTGCACGAGCAGGACCTCCGCACGACCTTGCGCAAGCCCGGCAACCTCGACTCCCCCGGGGCGTACGTCGCACGGGACCTGCTCCTCAAGGGCCTCCCGAAGGTCGTCGGCGAGAAGGCCGGAGCCCCCGCGAACTCGGCGGTCGTCTTCGACGTCAGCGGGCCCGTCGAGTTCCTGCGCACGGTCCGCATCGACGCCGACGGCAAGGGCACCGTCGACAACGCGCCCTCCCTGGGCCCGCTCGTCACCCTCGGCCTCGACTGGGAGACGTACTTCAGACTGGCCTGCGGCCGCGTGACGTACGCGTCCGTCGCGGACCGCGTCAAGGCCGAGGGCGACCACGAGCTGGCGGACGCGATCCTGCGGAACTTCGCGGTGACGCCGTAG
- a CDS encoding LURP-one-related/scramblase family protein produces MRLLVRDRVLGIGDDYWIEDDQGRKVFLVDGKAMRLRETFELKDMQGRVLIDIHAKMLALRDTMVIEREGEPLATVKRKRLSLLRNHYRVELVDGTALDVSGKILDREFAIEYDGELLADISRRWFRVRETYGLQVVREDADPALLLAVAVCVIRLAEKEREGDDD; encoded by the coding sequence ATGAGACTTCTCGTACGCGACCGCGTGCTCGGCATCGGTGACGACTACTGGATCGAGGACGACCAGGGCCGCAAGGTCTTCCTCGTCGACGGCAAGGCCATGCGCCTGCGCGAGACCTTCGAGCTGAAGGACATGCAGGGCAGGGTGCTCATCGACATCCACGCCAAGATGCTCGCCCTGCGCGACACGATGGTCATCGAGCGGGAGGGCGAGCCACTCGCCACGGTCAAGCGCAAGCGCCTGTCGCTGCTGCGCAACCACTACCGCGTCGAGCTGGTCGACGGCACGGCGCTCGACGTCAGCGGCAAGATCCTCGACCGCGAGTTCGCCATCGAGTACGACGGCGAACTGCTCGCCGACATCTCACGCCGCTGGTTCCGCGTACGCGAGACGTACGGCCTCCAGGTCGTGCGCGAGGACGCCGACCCCGCGCTCCTCCTCGCTGTCGCGGTCTGTGTGATCCGCCTGGCGGAGAAGGAACGCGAGGGGGACGACGACTGA
- a CDS encoding pirin family protein: protein MPAVTVENPLTLPRVVAQADATPRPVLTVTTAPSGFEGEGFPVRRAFAGINYKHLDPFIMMDQMGEVEYEAGEPKGTPWHPHRGFETVTYLIDGTFVHQDSNGGGGTIQNGDTQWMTAGSGLLHIEAPPESLVMSGGLFHGLQLWVNLPAKDKMMNPRYQDIRGGQVQLLTTPDGGALLRVIAGELDGHEGPGITHTPITMIHATVRPGAEVTLPWREDFNGLAYVLAGRGSVGTERRPVHMGQTAVFGAGSSLTVRADERQDAHAPDLEVVLLGGQPIREPMAHYGPFVMNSRAELQQAFEDFQKGLLGTVPAVHGM, encoded by the coding sequence ATGCCTGCAGTGACTGTCGAGAACCCGCTGACCCTGCCCCGAGTGGTGGCGCAGGCCGACGCGACGCCGCGCCCCGTGCTCACCGTGACCACGGCGCCGAGCGGCTTCGAGGGCGAGGGATTCCCGGTGCGCCGGGCCTTCGCGGGAATCAATTACAAGCACCTCGACCCGTTCATCATGATGGACCAGATGGGCGAGGTGGAGTACGAGGCGGGCGAGCCGAAGGGCACGCCCTGGCACCCCCACCGGGGCTTCGAGACGGTCACGTACCTGATCGACGGGACCTTCGTCCACCAGGACTCCAACGGTGGCGGCGGCACCATCCAGAACGGCGACACCCAGTGGATGACGGCCGGCAGCGGCCTGCTCCACATCGAGGCGCCGCCGGAGTCCCTCGTCATGTCCGGCGGCCTCTTCCACGGCCTCCAGCTGTGGGTGAACCTGCCCGCGAAGGACAAGATGATGAACCCCCGCTACCAGGACATCCGCGGCGGCCAGGTCCAGCTGCTCACCACCCCGGACGGCGGCGCGCTGCTCCGCGTCATCGCCGGTGAGCTCGACGGCCACGAGGGCCCCGGCATCACGCACACGCCGATCACGATGATCCACGCGACCGTGCGGCCCGGCGCCGAGGTGACGCTGCCCTGGCGCGAGGACTTCAACGGCCTCGCGTACGTCCTCGCGGGACGCGGCAGCGTGGGCACCGAGCGGCGCCCGGTCCACATGGGCCAGACCGCCGTCTTCGGCGCCGGGTCCTCGCTGACCGTCCGCGCGGACGAACGCCAGGACGCGCACGCCCCCGACCTGGAGGTCGTGCTGCTCGGCGGACAGCCGATCCGCGAGCCGATGGCGCACTACGGCCCGTTCGTGATGAACAGCCGGGCGGAGCTGCAGCAGGCCTTCGAGGACTTCCAGAAGGGCCTGCTCGGCACGGTCCCCGCCGTGCACGGCATGTAG